The DNA window GCCACCTGCGCGATTCGAAACGGGTGCGACTTAGAGACCCTGCGCCGCCTGCTGGGGCATACCAGCCTCGCCGTGCTACAACACTACGCGGCGCTGACCGACGCCGACCTGCAACACGCCCACCGCCAAGCGACCCCGCTGCGCGACCTGTAGGGCGCAGCGGGACGGGCTGACAGAATCCGCCGCGCATACGGCGTATTCTGCCCCGATTCTACCCCGCCCGCACAGTTTCGAGCGCCGCTTCGTAATTAAGTGCGCTATGACGGCGACAACAGGCGCGGAGTTATGCGCTGCGATTCGGCAGGCGCGTACGGCGCGAGGTTGGAGCCAGCCCCTGCTGGCGCGGCTGGCGCGGGTGAGCAGCCACATCATCACGCACATCGAGCGGGGCG is part of the Chloracidobacterium sp. genome and encodes:
- a CDS encoding tyrosine-type recombinase/integrase, which translates into the protein THFASGWHMSMAGALESLQRLGERVLGRHLGAHALRRAFATCAIRNGCDLETLRRLLGHTSLAVLQHYAALTDADLQHAHRQATPLRDL